In Marasmius oreades isolate 03SP1 chromosome 3, whole genome shotgun sequence, a single window of DNA contains:
- a CDS encoding uncharacterized protein (BUSCO:EOG09261B6Y), which produces MEYFSTRGGPHNLSFEEAVLAGLAPNGGLYIPTTIPKLPNNWKTDWKDYSFVDLSVAILSLYISREEVSESELRDLVVKSYVSFRHPEITPLKKLGARKYILELWHGPTWAFKDVALQLLGNLFEFFLSRKNAKAGSSVEKLTVIGATSGDTGSAAIYGLRNKKNISIFILHPKGRVSPIQEAQMTTVTDPNVHNLAVKGTFDDCQDIVKTLFSDTDFNAKHNLGAVNSINWARILTQTVYYFSAYFQARRLLGLSADQEIDLQFVVPTGNFGDILAGYYAKKMGLPMEGKLGVATNSNDILARFWKTGRYEKVDSSNVVEVSKDSSGVKETLSPAMDILVSSNFERLMWYLAYEGIPDGTPDRREKAGGTINDWMAKLKIDGRVEVPIEVLEAGRRDFCAERVSDEETLETIKNLYLDPSPYVVDPHTAVGLTAAKRMEQDISTSTIQIVLSTAHPAKFSEAVTKALYDIANFNFEAHVLPEEFKGLLSKERRIIEVESANVELVKKVIESKL; this is translated from the exons ATGGAGTATTTTTCTACTAGAGGAGGACCCCACAATCTTTCATTTGAAGAG GCAGTGCTTGCCGGGCTGGCACCCAATGGCGGTCTTTACATTCCCACTACCATCCCAAAACTGCCAAATAACTGGAAAACCGATTGGAAAGACTACAGCTTTGTGGATCTTTCTGTTGCCATCCTCTCCCTATACATTTCAAGAGAGGAAGTTTCTGAATCAGAGCTCAGAGACCTTGTGGTCAAGTCATATGTTTCGTTTCGGCATCCCGAAATCACACCATTGAAGAAGCTTGGAGCGAGGAAGTACATTCTGGAGCTATGGCATGGTCCAACATGGGCATTCAAGGACGTTGCATTGCAGCTTTTGGGAAATTTGTTCGAGTTTTTCCTGAGCAGAAAGAACGCAAAGGCGGGTTCTTCGGTGGAAAAGTTGACGGTCATCGGGGCCACTAGTGGTGATACCGGAAG TGCCGCCATCTATGGTCTTCGCAACAAAAAGAATATCTCCATCTTTATTCTCCATCCAAAAGGCCGTGTTTCTCCCATTCAAGAGGCCCAGATGACTACAGTCACAGACCCGAATGTGCACAACTTGGCCGTCAAGGGTACCTTTGATGACTGCCAG GATATCGTCAAGACCCTTTTCTCTGATACCGATTTCAACGCCAAGCATAATCTTGGCGCGGTCAATTCAATCAATTGGGCACGAATACTAACACAGACCGTCTATTATTTCTCTGCCTATTTCCAAGCCCGCCGATTGTTAGGACTTTCTGCGGACCAGGAAATAGATTTGCAGTTTGTCGTTCCAACAGGAAACTTCGGTGATATTCTTGCTGGCTATTATGCGAAAAAAATGGGTCTTCCGATGGAAGGAAAACTTGGGGTGGCTACCAACTCTAACGATATCCTTGCGAGATTCTGGAAGACTGGCCGATACGAGAAAGTCGACTCATCGAATGTAGTCGAAGTGTCAAAAGATAGCAGCGGTGTGAAAGAAACCCTCAGTCCTGCCATGGACATTCTTGTGTCGAGCAATTTCGAGAGGCTGATGTGGTATCTGGCGTACGAAGGCATTCCGGACGGTACTCCAGACCGACGAGAGAAGGCTGGTGGGACCATTAACGATTGGATGGCCAAACTGAAGATTGATGGACGAGTGGAAGTACCTATCGAAGTCCTCGAAGCGGGAAGGCGCGACTTCTGCGCGGAGAGAGTGAGCGATGAAGAA ACATTGGAGACGATTAAAAATCTCTACTTGGACCCTTCGCCTTATGTCGTTGACCCACACACTGCTGTAGGTCTTACGGCGGCCAAGCGAATGGAGCAAGACAT CTCGACGTCGACAATACAGATAGTTCTGTCCACAGCACACCCGGCAAAGTTCTCTGAGGCGGTAACGAAAGCCCTGTACGACATAGCAAATTTCAACTTCGAAGCTCATGTCCTACCGGAGGAGTTCAAGGGGTTGTTATCGAAAGAAAGACGAATCATTGAAGTGGAATCCGCAAACGTTGAGCTCGTGAAAAAGGTAATCGAAAGCAAACTGTAA